The window GCCAGACGGAGCTGAACCTCGTCGTCGGGAACAACCGCCGCTGGTTCGACGCCCAGCCGGGCAGCATGGGCAAGCCATTCCCCGGCTACGACCTCGCGCTGCTGGACACGGAAACCCGGGAGCCCGTCGCCCAGGGTGAGGTCGGGGAGATCGCACTGCGCCCGTGGGACCGGCGCGTCTTCTTCGACGAGTACTGGAACCGGCCGGAGGCGACCGCGGCGAAGACGGTGGAGTGCAACGGAGAGACCTGGTTCCTCACGGACGACCTCGCGATGCGCGACGAGGACGGTTACGTCCGCTTCCGCTCGCGTGCGGACGATGTGATTCTCACCGCGGGCTACCGCGTCGGGCCGCTGGAGGTCGAGCAGGTCCTGCTGGACCACCCCGCCGTGGAGCAGGCCGGCGTGGTCGGGGAACCGGACGAGACGCGCGGCGAGGTCATCGCGGCGTACGTCCAGCCCGTGGAGGGCTTGGACGAGGTGGAGTACGACCGGGTCCGCGACGAGTTGCGCTCGACGTGCCGGGAGCGACTGGCGGAGTACGAATACCCGCGCGTAATCCGGTTCGTCGAGGAGCTGCCGAAGACATCGACCGGGAAGATTCGCCGGAAGGACCTGCGGGAGTAGGAGCATTATAAATTATACACTCGTCATATTTTGTAAAATAGCACAATAACTCACCATATCTTCACATTGCAGATAAATTTGCCCATTCGATGAACACTCACGAAGCCCTCGACCGCTACGGTCGCGCGGCTCGCTGTGCGCCTCGGTCGCTTCGCTCCCTCGGTGCTTGCGTCGCCGTGCTTCCCGTAGCGGCCTCGCCCTTCGAATCCGCCAGGGCCGCGTACTGGTCAGTCGGGGCCGTGGGCCACGTGCCTCCCCAGCCGCCTGCGGTGCTCACTCCGCGTTGCTCCGTTGCGCGCCTCGGCCCTCGCGCGGTGCCGGCGGTCCCGGCTCCGGCGAGGTGCTCGCGAGCTGAACTCGCTCGCGGGAGCCGGAGCCGTGTCGCCAGCGCGCGCCGCTGCGACTGACGGACTGGCATGGGTGCGTGGAATGCCGGCCCGTGAGAACGCGGGCGGAACGGAAGTCGGACCGAGCCAGGTACCTCAGTCGTCGGCCGAGGCGGGGGTCGGGTTCGCGGGGATGGGGTCCGACACGCCGTCGAAGTAGCGGTCGGCGAGGTGTTCGGCGGTTCGGAGCGCGAGCGCCTGCCCGGTGTGGGTCGGGTTGGCGCCGCCGACACCGTTGGCGAGCGCGGAGTGGTCGGCGACGAACAGGCGGTCGACCGACAGCGCCTCGCCGCCCGAGTCCAGCACCTTCCCCATCGCCATCGAGGACTGCAGGTGGAGGAGGATGGGTGCGGCGCCGGCACGGTGGATGTGGTTCGCGCCGGCCTCGTCGAGCAGCTTGCTGGCGCGGCGCGCGAGGTCGTCGCGGCGCTCGTCGTCCTCGGGGTGGGGCGACCAGTCGATGCGGGCGACGGGGCCGTGCTCGTCCTCGGTGGCCGAATCGAGCGTAACGCCGTTGTCCTGCCGCGGCCGGTCGTCCGTGTGGCAGATGAGGGTGAGCATCCGGCGGTAGTCGCTCATCTCCTCCTTCAGCTTCGTGCCGGTGACCCGGCCGTGGGTGTCCCACGGCTCGCCGGTCGTGTCGTTCTCGAAGGCGAAGCCGTCGATGGACTCGGAGAACATCACCGAGGCGGTGATGCCGGGCGCGAAGGTGTTGACCGCGATGCCGCCCTTGCCGGGCACGTCGAGCCGGGAGCCGGCAGCCTGGCCCTGGTGTGGCTCGACCTTGCGCTGGCCGATGACGTCCTCGAGCGTGTCCGAATCGAACGTGCCCGAGACGAAGTCGAAGTGGTGTGTGGTGAGGCCCTTGCCGACCCAGCCGTCGTCCGGAAGCCCCGAGTTGAGCCACAGTCGCGGCGTCTCGATGCAGCCCGCGGCGAGCACGACGGCGTCGGCGAACACGCGGCGCGTGCGTCCGGTCCAGGTGTCCCGATACTCGACACCGCAGGCCTCGAGCGGCCCGGGGCCGGCGCGCGTGAGTACCTCGGTCGCGAAGGCGTTCGGCCGGATCTCGACGTGCCCCGTCGCGAGCGCCTTCGGCACGAGCGACGTGAGCGAGCCACGCTTCGCCCGCTCCTCGAAGTCCGCACCGCGCGGATGGGGCCCACCCTGGTGCTCGTGGCAGGCGAGCGTGTCGCCCGACACGTCGCGGAAATCGCCGTCGTAGTCGCCGTCCCGTCGCAGGGCCTCGTCGGGCTGGTGGATGGCGTTCGGGAACGGCCGGTAGCCCTCGTCCTCGACGTTCAGGCCCGTCGTGAGGTCGTACCCCGACCGCCGCGCGCCCTCGAAGAACAGCTCCGCTTTGGGCGTCGTCGGTGCCGGCTTCACCGGGTGGACCGACTCCAGATGCTGGTAGTACGGCACCAGGTCGGCGTAGTCGATGGGCCAGTGTGGTTGCTCGTTGATGGACGGGACGAACGCCCGCGGGTGGTTGCCGTAGTAGTGCAGCGTCGTGCCGCCGACGCCGGCCACCTGCGAGATGACGCCGGTCTGTGGGACCGTCCGGGCCCACGGCGCGCGCTCGGCGTCGGCCGGGCCCCAGCGCAGTTTGCCGTCGACGGGACTCCCCATGTCGCCCTCGCGGGCCGTGAACTGCTGGTCCAGCAGGTCGCCCGAGAGGTCGTCGGTGGAGGCAGAGGCGGTGTTGCCACGCTCGCTGTGGGGCGCCGGGAACTGCTCGTTCCCGTGGAACGGCCCCGCCTCGAGCAGCAGCACGTCGATACCCTGCTGGCCGAGGCGCCACGCCAGCGCCGGCGCGTCACCGCCCGCCCCGACGACGACCACGTCCGGGTCGCTCATGTCGGCCCCCGAACCGGTCATTCGGCGTCGCCCTCCTCGGCGTCCGCGCCGTAGTCGTTCTCCTCGAACTCGTCGACCTCGTAGCCCATGTGGACGGCGTATCCGTCGGCGGGACCGGGGTAGTCGGCCTGTTCCCAGCCCTGGGGCCGCTCCGAGTCGTCGCCCCAGTCGCTGTACGCCGCCATCGCCGTGATGAACAGCGCACCCTGCATCAGGTAGGCGACGATGCCGATGGGCGCGTCGTACGTCTCGTCGAGGCCCGGGACGACGCCGTCGGCCTCCAGCAGGCGGATGGCCCGCATCCGGTCCTCGCGCGCGAGTCGGGAGAACGGCCCGCCCGCGAACCGCTCGTCGGGGGACTGGAGCGGCGCCTCGCGCTCCCGCTTCAGGATGAGTTCCAGCGCGCCGACATCGAGCAGGAGCGCCAGCAGCGGCGCGAACGGCATCGTCTCGTAGCCCAGCGACCGGATGGGCCCCTCGGGCGCCTCCTGCAGTTCGTTGAACGCTGTCTCGACGGTCTCGTCGAGGTCGATGTCCAGCGCCCCGGCCGCCTGCACGTCGTCCCCGACGGCCGGCGTCTCCGGAACCACCGCGTCCACCAGCGCCGCGATGGTACCGCGAGCGTAGCTCATGACCACGCCCTCCCGCGACGCGTGCGTCTGTTTCGCATATGCCACGCCTACGACCGTCCCTGATTAAAGGCTTCTATCGTCCATTCGAGCGGGGTTCTTGTCACCGGCCCGGGGGACGAGTCGGTTCCGCCGATAGCAGAATTTCGGGAATTGTACCAGACCGTAAATACATCTCGCAGCCGTAGGTTCACACATGAGACGCCTCTCTCGACGAGCCGTACTCGCAACGGCTGCTGGAGCGGCCACAGTCGGGCTCGCGGGCTGCACCGGCGACGGGGACTCGGATGGAGACGATGACACCGGCGGCTCTCCGACCCCGACGGGGACCCCGACCGGTACCGAGCAGCCGGACCTCACGGAGCCGGTGACCGTTCCCGAGGACGCCTCGTGTGCGGTCTGCGGGATGAAGCCGGCGGAGTTCCCCGAGTGGAACGGCCAGCTCGCCCACGAGGACGGCGAGCGCGTCCACTTCTGTACCTCGGGCTGTCTGTCCGCCTACCACGCCGCCCCCGGTCACTTCCGGGAGGGCCGGACGTGGGACACCGTCGTGGCGGCCTGGGTTCGCGACTACCGCACGACCGAACTCATCGACGCGACGACGGCCCACTACGCGCTCGAACTGGACACCGAGCGGGTCGACGACCCGATGATGAAGAACCCGCTCCCGTTCGCCGACCGCGAGGACGCGGTGGCGTACGTCGACCAGTACGACGACCTCGGCGAGCAGGACATCGTCGGGCTGGCCGCGTTCGACGTGCCGCTCGCCCGGAAGTACCGGGGCCGTCTCCTCCCGGAGCCCGACGAGCCATCGGCGCTCGACCGGGCACCCGTTCCCGAGGACGCCGAGTGTAGCGTCTGTGGCATGGCGCCCGCGAAGTTCCCCGAGTGGAACGGCGAACTCTCCTTCGAGGACGGCGAGCGGGCCCACTTCTGCTCACCGGGCTGTCTGGCCGCGTACTACGCCACCCCCGGCCACTTCGACGACGGGCGCGCACAGGACGACGTGCTGGGAACCTGGGCGCACGACTACGACACGAAGGACTGGGCCGACGGCTTCGACGCGAACTGGGTGCTGGAGACGAACGCCGACCGCATCGACGCACCGATGGGGAAGAACCCGCTCCCGTTCGCCGACCGCGAGGACGCACTCGCCTACGTCGACCGGTACGACGACCTCTCGGAGGCAGACGTGGTTCCGCTGACCGCGTTCGACAGGGACCTCGCGGAGACGTACCGCGGCAAGTTCTTCTGAGTCGGCAGGTCTCGCCCATCCGCGGTCCCGGCCGGGTCACTCGTCGACCGCCAGCACGGATTCGAGACACTCACCACGTCGCTGCCGGCCGGCGACGCGTCCGTGTGGGGCTGTGCGTTCCCCCCGGCGTTCACCCTCTGGGGCCCCACGGAGCCCTTTTCACGGCACCGCGCGACAGGCCGGTATGCGCGCCGCCGTCTTCCACGGTCCCGGTGACATCCGCATCGAGGACCGCCCGAAGCCCGAGGTCGAGGGGCCCCAACACGCCGTCGTCAGCGTCACGCACACCGCCATCTGCGGCTCGGACCTCTGGTTCTATCGGGGGCAGAGCGACCGCGAGCAGGGGAGTCGGGTCGGCCACGAGCCGATGGGCATCGTCGAGGCCGTCGGCGAGGACGTGGTCTCGGTCGAGCCCGGCGACCGCGTGTTCGCACCCTTCGTCCAGTCCTGCGGGGCCTGCGAGTTCTGCCGCAAGGGCCTGCATACCTCCTGCGTGAACGGCGGCTCCTGGAGCGGCGAAGACGGTGGCGCCCAGGGCGAGTACGTCCGGGCGACCCACGCCGACGGCACACTCGTCCGGGTCCCGGACCGCCACGCCGACGACGAGGCCGTCCTCCGCTCGGTGCTGCCGCTGACCGACGTGATGGGCACGGGCCACCACGCGGTGGTCAGTGCGGGCGTCGAGCCCGGCGACGACTGCGTGGTGGTCGGTGACGGTGCGGTCGGTCTGTGTGCGGTCGCGGCGGCGCGGCGCCGCGGTGCCGAACGGGTCGTCGCGATGGGTCACCACGAGGACCGGCTGGCACTCGCGGAGGAACTCGGTGCGACCGACACTATCGCCGCCCGGGGCGAGGCGGCAGTCGAGGCCGCCCTCGAACGGACTCACGGCGGCGTGTCTCACGTCGTCGAGGCGGTCGGCGCGGCGAGCGCGATGGAGACCGCCGTCGAGGTGTGCCGCCCCGGCGGGACGGTCGGCTACGTCGGCGTCCCGCACGGGATGGACGGGCTGGACCTCTACCCGCTGTTCGGCGACAACGTCACCCTCCGGGGTGGCGTCGCGCCGGTCCGGGCGTACGCCGACGACCTGCTGGCCGATGTCCTGCAGGGGACGCTCGACCCGTCGCCGGTGTTCACGGAGACGGTGTCGCTGGACGGCGTGCCCGAGGGCTACCGCATGATGGACGAGCGCGAGGCAGTCAAGGTGCTCGTGGAGGTCTGAGGCGCTGCTCCGTCAGTCGAGCCGGGCCAGCCAGTCGAACAGCCGGTCGCGCATCTGTGCCTCCGCCTCGCGGGAGAACCGGTGCCCCTCATCGGCCACCGCCCACAGCGCGGCATCGGTGTCGAGAGCGCCGACGGCGTCGAGGCTGTCCGCCAGCGGAACGGAGTCGTCGTCCCGCCCGTGGAACACGGCGACGGGCACGTCGAGCCGGTCGGCCACGTCGCCGAAGTCGTAGCCCGCGAGGTCGTCGACGAGGCGCTCGTCGACCGGGAACCCGGGGGCGTACTCGACCTCGCCCTGCGTGCGGACGGCCTCGGCGAGTGGGTCGAACGCTCGTCCGTGGGTGACCGGCGCACGGGTCGCCACTGCCGTGACGCGCTCGTCCGGGGTGCCGTCGCCCCTGGGTCCGCCGCCGGCAGCCGCGTGGAAGGCGGTTTTGCCGCCGAAACTGGAGCCGAACAGGACCACCGAGCCCTCATCGGGGACGAGGTGGTCGAGGACCGCCCGGAGGTCCGCGATGCGCGCCGAGAGCGTCGCGGCGGCGAACGCGCCGTCGGCATCGCCACAGCCACGGAAGTCGAACCGGACGCCGTGGTAACCCTCCGCGACCGCACGCTCGCACCGGCCCTCGTAACTGCCGGTCCTGTCGCTGGCGAAGCCGTGACAGCAGACGAACCAGTCGGCGGCC of the Haloglomus salinum genome contains:
- a CDS encoding GMC oxidoreductase, with product MTGSGADMSDPDVVVVGAGGDAPALAWRLGQQGIDVLLLEAGPFHGNEQFPAPHSERGNTASASTDDLSGDLLDQQFTAREGDMGSPVDGKLRWGPADAERAPWARTVPQTGVISQVAGVGGTTLHYYGNHPRAFVPSINEQPHWPIDYADLVPYYQHLESVHPVKPAPTTPKAELFFEGARRSGYDLTTGLNVEDEGYRPFPNAIHQPDEALRRDGDYDGDFRDVSGDTLACHEHQGGPHPRGADFEERAKRGSLTSLVPKALATGHVEIRPNAFATEVLTRAGPGPLEACGVEYRDTWTGRTRRVFADAVVLAAGCIETPRLWLNSGLPDDGWVGKGLTTHHFDFVSGTFDSDTLEDVIGQRKVEPHQGQAAGSRLDVPGKGGIAVNTFAPGITASVMFSESIDGFAFENDTTGEPWDTHGRVTGTKLKEEMSDYRRMLTLICHTDDRPRQDNGVTLDSATEDEHGPVARIDWSPHPEDDERRDDLARRASKLLDEAGANHIHRAGAAPILLHLQSSMAMGKVLDSGGEALSVDRLFVADHSALANGVGGANPTHTGQALALRTAEHLADRYFDGVSDPIPANPTPASADD
- a CDS encoding nitrous oxide reductase accessory protein NosL; this translates as MRRLSRRAVLATAAGAATVGLAGCTGDGDSDGDDDTGGSPTPTGTPTGTEQPDLTEPVTVPEDASCAVCGMKPAEFPEWNGQLAHEDGERVHFCTSGCLSAYHAAPGHFREGRTWDTVVAAWVRDYRTTELIDATTAHYALELDTERVDDPMMKNPLPFADREDAVAYVDQYDDLGEQDIVGLAAFDVPLARKYRGRLLPEPDEPSALDRAPVPEDAECSVCGMAPAKFPEWNGELSFEDGERAHFCSPGCLAAYYATPGHFDDGRAQDDVLGTWAHDYDTKDWADGFDANWVLETNADRIDAPMGKNPLPFADREDALAYVDRYDDLSEADVVPLTAFDRDLAETYRGKFF
- a CDS encoding zinc-binding dehydrogenase codes for the protein MRAAVFHGPGDIRIEDRPKPEVEGPQHAVVSVTHTAICGSDLWFYRGQSDREQGSRVGHEPMGIVEAVGEDVVSVEPGDRVFAPFVQSCGACEFCRKGLHTSCVNGGSWSGEDGGAQGEYVRATHADGTLVRVPDRHADDEAVLRSVLPLTDVMGTGHHAVVSAGVEPGDDCVVVGDGAVGLCAVAAARRRGAERVVAMGHHEDRLALAEELGATDTIAARGEAAVEAALERTHGGVSHVVEAVGAASAMETAVEVCRPGGTVGYVGVPHGMDGLDLYPLFGDNVTLRGGVAPVRAYADDLLADVLQGTLDPSPVFTETVSLDGVPEGYRMMDEREAVKVLVEV
- a CDS encoding alpha/beta hydrolase family protein, giving the protein MTDTEHHTIPVADGESLVAVHHPAPDPAADWFVCCHGFASDRTGSYEGRCERAVAEGYHGVRFDFRGCGDADGAFAAATLSARIADLRAVLDHLVPDEGSVVLFGSSFGGKTAFHAAAGGGPRGDGTPDERVTAVATRAPVTHGRAFDPLAEAVRTQGEVEYAPGFPVDERLVDDLAGYDFGDVADRLDVPVAVFHGRDDDSVPLADSLDAVGALDTDAALWAVADEGHRFSREAEAQMRDRLFDWLARLD